The Bacillus carboniphilus genome contains a region encoding:
- a CDS encoding stage V sporulation protein AB, with amino-acid sequence MTLKAIFTVFIGFSGGFAVGGGFVAFLTVLGVIPRLTQLSKTQRYIRYYEWAVIIGAVVAGWLSLTNPRFSLSPVWLIPIGLLDGIFIGMLAAALTEVLNVLPVLSKRIGASESLISLLTAIVLGKVLGSLFHWLWFAF; translated from the coding sequence ATGACGCTTAAAGCTATTTTTACTGTCTTTATCGGTTTCTCAGGTGGGTTTGCTGTTGGAGGTGGCTTCGTCGCTTTTTTAACAGTGCTAGGAGTTATACCTCGTTTAACTCAGCTTTCGAAAACCCAGAGGTATATCCGCTACTATGAATGGGCAGTAATTATTGGGGCTGTAGTCGCAGGTTGGCTAAGTTTAACGAATCCTCGTTTTTCACTTTCTCCGGTTTGGTTAATTCCGATTGGGTTATTAGACGGGATATTTATCGGTATGCTGGCTGCAGCTTTGACAGAAGTTTTGAATGTGCTCCCTGTTTTGTCAAAAAGGATCGGTGCATCAGAATCATTAATTTCACTTCTAACGGCCATTGTTTTAGGTAAGGTGTTAGGTTCACTGTTTCATTGGTTATGGTTTGCTTT
- a CDS encoding stage V sporulation protein AA, with translation MKDTVFIRPKYKIEVAPESTIAIGDIAQVVGSEKLVAKLANLHIYQVTMKDQTIVVLDVMKVINQIVKQIPDIDIQVVGSTQTIIQVIYPKKKLSSLTFSLIWLLLFIGAGLAIMNFHEDVSMQEMHQRLFTILTGKTVENPLFIQVPYSFGLGIGMVLFFNHVFKKRINEEPSPLDVEIFNYQLDLDQYVIHHEDKDRP, from the coding sequence ATGAAGGACACGGTTTTTATCAGACCAAAATATAAAATAGAAGTAGCTCCTGAATCAACTATAGCCATTGGGGATATTGCGCAAGTTGTAGGTAGTGAAAAGTTGGTGGCAAAATTAGCGAATTTGCATATTTACCAAGTGACAATGAAAGATCAAACCATTGTCGTCCTTGACGTTATGAAGGTTATTAATCAGATTGTTAAACAAATACCTGATATTGATATACAAGTAGTGGGTTCTACGCAAACAATCATTCAAGTTATTTATCCAAAGAAAAAACTGTCATCTTTAACATTTTCGCTAATATGGCTACTACTATTCATTGGGGCAGGCCTTGCCATTATGAACTTTCATGAAGACGTCAGTATGCAAGAAATGCACCAACGTTTATTTACAATTCTCACTGGAAAAACCGTTGAGAATCCATTATTCATACAAGTGCCATACTCATTTGGATTAGGAATTGGAATGGTCTTGTTTTTTAATCATGTTTTTAAGAAGCGGATTAATGAGGAACCGAGTCCTTTGGATGTGGAAATATTTAACTATCAACTAGATTTAGATCAATATGTTATCCACCATGAAGATAAGGACAGACCATGA
- the sigF gene encoding RNA polymerase sporulation sigma factor SigF, translating into MDVEVKSQLQDHEVKELIKQSQQGDQKARDLIVERNMRLVWSVVQRFINRGYEPDDLFQIGCIGLLKSVDKFDLSFDVKFSTYAVPMIIGEIQRFIRDDGTIKVSRSLKELGNKIRRTKEHLTKTEGKVPTVQQIADLLEIPPEDVILAQEAVRAPSSIHETVFENDGDPITLLDQIADQSEKKWFDHIALKEAMKDLDDRERLIVYLRYYKDKTQSEVAERLGISQVQVSRLEKKILKQMKDRMDV; encoded by the coding sequence ATGGATGTGGAGGTTAAAAGTCAATTACAGGATCATGAAGTCAAGGAGTTAATTAAACAAAGTCAACAAGGAGATCAAAAAGCAAGAGATTTAATTGTTGAGAGAAATATGAGACTTGTTTGGTCTGTTGTACAACGATTTATAAATCGAGGATATGAGCCAGATGATTTATTTCAAATTGGTTGTATAGGTTTGTTGAAATCCGTTGATAAGTTTGATCTCTCATTTGATGTGAAATTTTCTACTTATGCTGTCCCTATGATTATTGGGGAAATACAACGATTCATTCGAGATGATGGAACGATAAAGGTAAGTCGTTCTCTTAAAGAGTTAGGAAATAAAATAAGAAGGACGAAAGAGCATCTTACTAAAACAGAAGGAAAAGTCCCCACTGTTCAACAGATTGCAGACCTTCTAGAAATTCCACCAGAGGATGTAATTTTAGCACAAGAAGCAGTTCGAGCACCATCCTCTATTCATGAAACAGTGTTTGAAAATGATGGTGACCCTATTACATTACTAGACCAGATTGCCGATCAGTCAGAAAAGAAATGGTTTGATCACATTGCTCTCAAAGAAGCGATGAAGGATTTAGACGATCGGGAAAGGTTAATTGTTTACTTACGGTATTATAAAGATAAAACGCAGTCTGAGGTTGCAGAAAGGCTTGGAATTTCACAAGTACAGGTGTCAAGGCTTGAAAAGAAAATACTAAAACAAATGAAAGACCGTATGGATGTTTAA
- the spoIIAA gene encoding anti-sigma F factor antagonist, whose amino-acid sequence MSLSIELEVKKRVLCIRLSGELDHHSSEELRKQVSNAMVSTKVEHILLNLKELTFMDSSGLGVILGRYKEIKETGGEMVVCSITPPIERLFNLSGLFKIVNLESSEDAALEALGVAS is encoded by the coding sequence GTGAGCCTTTCTATCGAGTTAGAGGTTAAAAAAAGGGTTTTATGTATACGTCTTTCAGGTGAATTAGATCATCATTCGTCTGAAGAACTTCGTAAACAAGTGAGCAATGCGATGGTTTCCACGAAGGTAGAACACATTTTATTAAACTTAAAAGAATTAACCTTTATGGACAGCTCTGGGTTAGGGGTCATTTTGGGACGATACAAAGAGATAAAGGAAACAGGCGGAGAAATGGTGGTATGCTCAATTACCCCTCCCATTGAACGATTGTTTAACTTATCAGGTTTATTTAAGATTGTCAATTTGGAGAGTTCTGAAGATGCTGCACTTGAAGCATTGGGGGTGGCTTCATGA
- a CDS encoding D-alanyl-D-alanine carboxypeptidase family protein: protein MKRIIVAIFAFMMIVAPCSTILANEEKSKSELAEKSKSAILIERDTGHILYQKNSEEPLPPASMTKIMTMLLIMEALEDGKLQLDEKVRASEYAASMGGSQIFLEAGEEMTVEELLKGIAIGSGNDASVAMAERLAGSEEEFVEQMNERANELGLTNTHFENPTGLPEKEHYSTAKDMAMLAKELLKYEDITKFTGKYEDYLREDTEKKFWLVNTNRLVKFYPGVDGIKTGYTSEAKYCLTATAKKGNMRVVAVVFGAPTPKERNAQVTKMLDYAFNQYETHPIFDRSEKVSEVNIAKGQEPKSTLVTSEPISILTKKGEGVYDIKQEVTFKEDVVAPVEKGDELGLLTLKKGEETMVESKLVAEEKNEIATWWTLFKRVMGNFTKSI, encoded by the coding sequence ATGAAAAGAATCATAGTAGCAATCTTTGCTTTTATGATGATCGTTGCTCCTTGTTCTACGATATTAGCGAACGAGGAAAAAAGTAAAAGTGAATTAGCAGAGAAATCAAAGTCGGCAATTTTAATTGAACGCGATACAGGTCATATCTTATATCAAAAAAATTCAGAAGAGCCATTGCCTCCAGCTAGCATGACAAAAATCATGACTATGCTTTTAATTATGGAAGCTTTAGAAGATGGGAAGCTTCAACTAGATGAAAAGGTACGTGCAAGTGAATATGCGGCATCCATGGGCGGTTCCCAAATTTTTTTAGAAGCTGGTGAAGAAATGACTGTTGAAGAGCTTTTAAAAGGGATTGCAATTGGTTCTGGAAATGACGCTTCTGTTGCAATGGCTGAAAGACTTGCGGGTTCTGAAGAAGAATTTGTTGAACAAATGAATGAACGTGCTAATGAATTAGGGTTAACGAACACTCATTTCGAAAATCCAACTGGATTGCCTGAAAAAGAACATTATAGTACGGCTAAAGATATGGCTATGCTAGCAAAAGAATTATTAAAGTATGAAGATATTACTAAGTTTACAGGAAAATACGAAGATTATTTAAGGGAAGATACAGAGAAAAAGTTTTGGTTAGTGAATACAAATCGGTTAGTGAAGTTTTATCCAGGTGTAGATGGGATAAAAACTGGTTATACAAGTGAAGCCAAGTATTGTTTAACAGCTACAGCTAAAAAAGGAAATATGCGAGTAGTGGCTGTTGTGTTTGGAGCTCCAACACCGAAGGAGAGAAATGCTCAAGTAACGAAAATGTTAGACTATGCATTTAATCAGTATGAAACTCATCCAATTTTTGATCGATCTGAAAAAGTATCGGAAGTGAATATTGCGAAAGGACAAGAGCCAAAGTCTACTTTAGTCACATCAGAACCGATTTCCATATTGACGAAAAAAGGAGAAGGAGTATACGACATCAAGCAGGAAGTCACATTTAAAGAAGACGTTGTTGCACCAGTGGAAAAAGGGGATGAATTAGGGTTATTAACGTTAAAAAAAGGTGAAGAAACAATGGTGGAGAGCAAGCTTGTAGCTGAAGAAAAAAATGAAATTGCTACTTGGTGGACATTGTTTAAGCGTGTGATGGGTAATTTCACGAAATCAATCTGA
- a CDS encoding purine-nucleoside phosphorylase, whose product MERHDIEQAAKYLKDTFNEAPSIGLILGSGLGVLAEEIENAVKVPYESIPNFPVSTVEGHAGQFVFGRLQGKTVVAMQGRFHFYEGYSLQKVTAPIRVMKELGVQSLIVTNAAGGINESFQAGDLMIISDHINNFGTNPLIGPNDSKQGVRFPDMSTAYDGKLRDLAKQVANELSINIKEGVYVGNTGPTYETPAEIRMLRTLGGDAVGMSTVPEVIVAKHSGLNVLGISCISNMAAGILDQPLSHDEVIETTEKARESFLKLIKTTIERM is encoded by the coding sequence ATGGAGAGACATGATATTGAACAAGCTGCGAAATATTTAAAAGACACATTTAATGAAGCCCCATCAATTGGATTAATTTTAGGTTCTGGTTTAGGGGTATTGGCAGAAGAAATTGAAAACGCTGTTAAAGTTCCATATGAGAGCATTCCGAACTTTCCAGTCTCAACTGTAGAAGGTCATGCAGGACAATTTGTTTTTGGACGATTGCAAGGTAAGACCGTTGTAGCGATGCAAGGTCGTTTTCATTTTTATGAAGGATATAGTCTTCAAAAAGTAACAGCACCGATTCGTGTTATGAAAGAGTTAGGGGTTCAATCTCTTATTGTAACAAATGCTGCTGGAGGAATAAATGAAAGCTTTCAAGCAGGGGACTTGATGATTATTAGTGACCATATTAACAATTTTGGGACAAACCCATTAATTGGTCCAAATGATTCAAAGCAAGGTGTTCGCTTTCCAGATATGTCAACAGCCTATGATGGCAAATTAAGGGATTTAGCAAAGCAAGTGGCAAACGAATTGTCCATCAATATTAAAGAAGGTGTTTACGTTGGAAACACTGGACCAACTTATGAAACACCTGCTGAAATTCGTATGTTGCGAACGCTAGGTGGAGATGCAGTTGGAATGTCAACTGTTCCTGAAGTGATTGTAGCTAAGCATTCAGGCTTAAATGTACTTGGGATATCTTGTATCTCCAATATGGCAGCAGGTATTTTAGATCAACCGCTAAGCCATGATGAAGTAATTGAGACAACTGAAAAAGCTCGTGAATCATTTTTAAAGCTAATTAAAACTACTATAGAGAGAATGTAA
- the deoB gene encoding phosphopentomutase: protein MGQYTYNRIHLIVLDSVGIGEAPDAEQFNDKGAHTLGHIAEHMNGLKMPNMAKLGLSNIEEIKGIPVQEKPLAYYTKMQEASNGKDTMTGHWEIMGLYIEKPFKVFPDGFPKELLDELEAKTGRKIIGNKPASGTAILDELGEEHMKTGALIVYTSADSVLQIAAHEEIVPLEELYEICEIARELTLDEKYMVGRVIARPFVGSPGDFKRTPNRHDYALKPFEPTVMNTLKDNNIDVIAIGKISDIYDGEGVTEAIRTKSNEDGMDKFIDTLDKDFTGLNFLNLVDFDALFGHRRNPKGYGDALEDFDARLPEVFEKLREDDLLIITADHGNDPIHHGTDHTREYVPLLMYNKKMSEGKSLPIRDTFADIGATVAENFSVQAPKYGKSFLKEIQR, encoded by the coding sequence ATGGGACAATATACATATAATCGAATCCACTTAATTGTATTAGATTCGGTTGGTATAGGAGAAGCACCTGATGCAGAACAATTTAATGACAAGGGTGCGCATACATTAGGTCACATTGCCGAACATATGAATGGACTTAAAATGCCGAATATGGCGAAATTAGGACTTAGCAATATCGAAGAAATAAAAGGGATACCTGTTCAAGAGAAACCACTTGCGTATTATACGAAAATGCAGGAAGCTTCTAATGGAAAAGATACAATGACAGGCCATTGGGAAATAATGGGCCTTTATATTGAGAAGCCATTTAAAGTTTTCCCTGATGGATTTCCAAAAGAACTTTTAGATGAACTTGAAGCAAAAACAGGAAGAAAAATAATTGGGAATAAACCTGCATCTGGTACAGCTATTCTTGATGAACTTGGAGAAGAGCACATGAAAACAGGTGCGTTAATTGTTTATACTTCAGCAGACTCCGTCCTGCAAATTGCTGCTCATGAAGAGATTGTTCCTTTAGAAGAGCTATATGAGATTTGTGAAATTGCAAGAGAACTTACGCTAGATGAAAAATATATGGTTGGACGAGTCATTGCTAGACCATTTGTTGGCTCACCTGGTGATTTTAAACGTACTCCGAATAGACATGATTATGCTTTGAAGCCTTTTGAACCAACGGTAATGAATACATTAAAAGACAATAATATTGATGTTATCGCTATCGGGAAAATTTCTGATATTTACGATGGAGAAGGTGTAACAGAAGCAATACGAACAAAATCCAATGAAGATGGAATGGATAAATTTATCGATACTTTAGACAAAGATTTCACTGGTTTAAATTTCCTTAACTTGGTTGATTTTGATGCCCTTTTTGGTCATCGTCGTAACCCTAAGGGATACGGTGATGCTCTTGAGGATTTCGATGCAAGGCTCCCTGAGGTGTTTGAAAAACTAAGAGAAGATGATCTCCTAATTATAACAGCAGACCATGGTAACGACCCAATTCATCATGGGACAGATCATACAAGAGAATACGTTCCTTTATTAATGTATAACAAAAAAATGTCTGAAGGAAAGAGTTTACCTATCAGAGATACATTTGCTGATATTGGAGCAACTGTTGCAGAGAACTTTTCTGTTCAGGCACCTAAATATGGAAAAAGCTTCTTAAAAGAAATTCAAAGGTAA